The Streptomyces sp. GSL17-111 region CCCTCGCCGAACTCGGATTCGAATGGGCGCGATAGATCCCCTCCCCGCCCAAACCGTGTCCACCAGTCACGTTGGAGCCTTCGTCATCCACGGGCGGGTGGCATCGGGGCGCGCTCAGCCAACCTCTCCCTCAGTGATGCCCGGCGGCGCCTTGACCGGAGCAGTGGAGCGCTGGTCAGCCTTGGGCTGGCTGCGGCACGTGAGGTGGACCGGCGGGGGTCCGGTCAAGGAGCGTGGCGAAGAAGCTGGCGAGCAGGGGATGGGCGCGGTCGCGGTCGCGGAGTTCGTCGTGGCCGAATCGGAACACCTCGTAGCCGCGGAGCTTCAGGTCGCGGCGTCGCTGGCCTGGTGGCGACGTGTCGGGCTGTCGGGCTCGGTCCCTTCGTTGGGGGTGTAGTGCTGTATGCCGTCGACTTCCAGCACCACGCGCCGGGTGCCGGGGAGCAGCATGAGGAAGTCCATGCGCAGGTTCTGCATGGCATGCATGCCGCGTTCGCGGAGGGTCTTGGGATCCCAGTGCAGCCATATTTCCGGCAGCAGGGCGGGAACGTCGTTCAAATGGTGCCGGTTGGCGTGGTGGTAGTGCCAGAACAGGTTCTTCTGTCCTGGGGACTTTGGTGGCAGTGAAGCCTCCATGCGGCGGTAGAGGGCTCGCGCCGCCTGCTCGTGATCAGTGATATTCCGGGATTCCTGCCACCAGGACAGGAGGTGTCGCCACAGCAGTCCCTCTTTGCCGATGGGGCGGTCGTAGACCAGCACCTCGTCGGCGCGTTCGGCTACCTCGATGTCGTTGTCGAGGGCACTGGTGAAGCGGATGTCGGGCTTGCCCAGGGTGGCGAAGATGAGGTTGCGGGGTCGGCGTGCGGTTCCGCGGCCGTGCTCGACGAGCTGGAACTGGGGGTAGCCGTCCGCCTCTGCGTGCTGGATCAGCTGGGCGCCCACGGGGCTCAGGTGCCGGTTAGCCAGCTCGACGAAGCGGCGCTGGGCGGGCTCATGGGGCAGGACTGCGGGGGATGCCAGGCCCTCGAGGAAGTGTCCGAAACGGGGGTGCGGGGCTTCGAAGGCACCGAGCCGCTCGAAAAGGTGCTCGGTTGTCCAGTCGTCCGGGAACCGGATCACGTGGCGTTCGATCTGGCTGCGCAGGCTGTTGGTCGTGGTGGTCCATCCGCCAAGTGGATCGTTGTCCAGGTGCCATAGCCGGCTCAGCAGAGCCATGAAGCGGTCCGGGTAGCGGAGGTGGTCGGCTAGATCGAAGTCTCTGCTCAGCTCGCGTCTGGTCCGGCTCGGGACCTGCACGTGGGGGCGGCCGAGCCACAGAGCATCCTGCAGCGCCATTCGTTCGGGCTGGTCCAGGTTCTCCTGAGCAAGAACCGCGTCGGCGACCTCTGGCAGACGGTCGTCGGGGCAGGCGTTGAGGCTGGCCGCCAGGCGCTCGTGCTTGGTGTTGCCCTCGCTGGGCACGGGGAGGCCGAGGCGCTTGCACAGCGCTGGCAGTTCCTTCGCGGTGTAGCGCGTGTACAGCGTGAGGAGCACGCCGTCGATCAGCCTCCGCGGCAGCGCCATGTCCATCTGTACCCCCATCCCCTGATGATGAGCGGCCCCCGGACACGAAACCACCCTGCCCGTTCACCCTGCACCGGCAGTCACGTTCGGTGCACTCACACACCGCGCCTCTACCGTGATGCGCATGTCGCACGAATCGATCCACGAGCACCTGCTGCGCGAGGGGCGTCGCGGTCGAGGGCTGCGAGGCCCAGGAGCACAGGGTCGCGGGGGTCGGCGGTGACTCGGGCGCGGACGACGTCCGCGTAAGGCTGGGAGCCGAGACCCACAACACACCAGGCCAGCTGGCACCCCAAGGACCAACAAGCCCTGTCGCGTCAGTATTTGACCGCCCCTGCGGCGGGTCCTCATGGGCAGCGGTGGCCCGGGGCCGGGTGGGCCATCCATACCGCGACATCGGCGACCCGTAGCGCGCTGACCGTCTCGGGCAGGCCCGCAATCTGCCGCATGCCAAGGAGTCGGTGGTGCAACGCCGCTTCGTCCTCGCGCAGGGCGGTGCGCAGCTCGGTCCAGAACGACGGCGGGTGGCCGAGCGCGCAGCGCACGACTCGATCGTAGACAGGCAGCAGCCGCGGCCGCTTACGGGCTAAGAGCTTCCCGGCGGTCACCCACCCCATCTTGCGCTGGCCCTCCAACAAACACCAGGCCCGGTAGGCTGGCGAGCCGTCCGCGACGACTGCGGCATCGGCATCGGACATATCAATGTTTGATGGGATTTCTCGCAGCAGTTTGGACAGCTGGGTGCCCAGCGGGCCTTCCAGCAGGTCGAGGGCGACGGGCGCGGGGACGGTCACCGAGAGGGTTTGCACCGCCACCAGGTCCTCTGCGGTGAACCGGTCCGCGACCTGCCGACGGTCACCCCCGCCCGCCAGGTGCTCGAACCGGCCCCCCGTGAACGCGCCAGAACCCGGGGGCAGACCGATCCCGAAGTAGCGGCGCAGGTCGTCCACCACCCGCTCCGCGTCCAGAACCGCGTGCAGGCGCTGCCCCACCACGGACAGCTCCCCGCCGGAGGAACCAGGCCCCGCGAGGGACTCCTTCATCTCAGACATCTGTGCCTTCATCTGTGTCGGTTGTGACCGGTGCCGTCGGCTGGGCCGCCCAGACCTCGCTGATCAAGGTGAAGGACGTAGTGAGCATTCTGGCGCCCCAGCGTGGAGGCATGACGGAATGAGCCGTCTGGCCGTGGGCGATGCGGTTGCGTATCTTGCGCCCGTCGTGGAGGAACTCTGCCTGCCGCTCGGTCAGGAGGTCACTCTCCTTGCCTTGCTTGATGAGGGCATGGAGCGGCTTCGTGCCGGAGTCAGGGATCTTGGCCCGGAGGACGATCTCCACCGCGATCAGGGCGTGCAGAAGGGCCACGGTGGAGAACTCGTAGCAGAAGTATGAGTGGCGCAGGAGCTCGCGGGAGGTGTGCAGCACTGTTGCCGCGGGTTGCGGGATACCGGGGGGCAGCGTCAGGCGGGCGACGATGTCGTGCATGTCGGCGTACTGGGTGACGAAGTGATGGGCCCGGGGGTCGGGCACGGGGAACGGCAGGTGCTCGTCGGCGGCGGCGTTCCACGGCAACGGCGTCGGCGTGCCGCTGTCGGTGGCTCCCGTCCGGGTAGGTGGCTCCTCCCCGAGGAAGAGCACAGCCAGGGCGATCTGGAGCACGAGCGCCGCCTTGTGCCGGGAAGGCGTGTCGAGCAGGTCGTGCAGGACGTTGTTGCGGAGGTTCATCTGCCCCTCAGCGTTGCCCAGCACCGTCCGGAGGACGAGGGGCCACGGCTCGGGAAAGCCGAGCTCATCCAGCTTGTCCAGGAGAGAGCCAAGTTGCTGGACCTGTCCGATGGTCTCCCCTTTTGCAGGCGTGATCACCGCGACGTCGACTGCCTGAAGTCGCCGACGCAGCATGCCTTCGAGGCGCGGCAGCGCCAGGGCCAGTGCCGTGTCAACATCGCCCTCCCAGAACGCCTCGAAGGCGCGGGCGAGACCGCGCATCCGAGTCTCCGGAGCATGCTCCGGGCCAGCGAAGAACGGCACGAGGTCCTCCGCCGTCGGGCGGAACCGGTCGCGGACTCGGTCTAGCTGGGCTTCGACGACCAGGCCGTGCACCTCAAGGGCGAAGACGTGCTGCCGAAAGAAGAAGCCCTCTCCTCCAGTTCTGTCGCTGCCGACAGTGCGCGTCACAACGGGGCCGTTGGCGTTGATGTACACCGTAGGCAGGGACAGCAGCCCGGACGGCACGGCCGCGGAATCACTCATCGTGGGAGGAGTGGTGGCGATGAAGTGGAGTGCGTACTCCATGCTGTCAGCGGTGTCGATGGCCGCGCTCGCGGCCTCCAGGTAGCCCGGCGGCAGGGGGACCGGAGTGCGGATGGTGTCCATGGATATTTCGTCCGGACCGATCTTCTGCTGCGTTCGGAGCACCTCGTCAAGGGCGTCGGTCAGCCCTCTGTCGCGAGCATGGCGAGCAGCATGTTCCAGGGCGAGGAGCTTCCGGAGTCCCGTACTGCCGTCGGCCAGTTCCATTCGGGTGCGGTGAATCCGTTCGTCCACGTTGCGGTGCTCTTCGGGGCCCACCACGCAGCGGAGTTCTTCGAGAAACTCCACCCGGTAGTGGAACTGGCCCTCTCCGCAGTACTCGTCGACAGCGCGTTCGAGCAGGGGACGCACGGCTGACTTGCCGTGCGTGCTCACTATGAGCGGGGCGGTCATGAGACCGAGCACGCCCGGCGACGGAGGAGTCCAGGTGAGCGCCGCATGGCCGAGGGCGATCATCTCGCCAACGATGTCGATACGCTCCGGCTGCCGCGTAGCGGCCGCCAAGTCGTAAGCGAGCACCAGGACGTCCGCTGCACGAAGCCGGGCCAGCCCACCTTCGAAGGATGCCGTCCCGCCCGGCTCAGGCGAGTCGGCGGGTGCCTCCTGGTGGTCCTCCGCCTTCGTCAGCAGCCTACGGACACCAGTCCGGTAGCTGTGCACCGCGGAGCGGAGGTGCTCGATGGGCCGTGACCCATGCCGGGCCGCCCAGAGCAGGTGGTGAAGCCGGGCCCGGACCAGGGGGTTGGTCGTCTCGGGGGCGTAGGCGGCCCAGACCTCGAAGACCGCGGGCGCCATCTCTTTCACGGTCCTCGGCACCAGGTCACCGTTGTCGTCGGTGCTGCGGAACGGTCCCAGGACGATTTCCCAGGTGCCGTCCTGCAGCCGGAACTCCATGGCCGCCCACAGGGCCGCGAAGTGCTCGTGCTCCTCCTCGCCCGGGTTCGTGTTCAAGTAGCCAGCGCGCAGGGCCCGCCCGACCTTGCGCAGAGGTTTCCAGGAGTCGACTGCGCTGTTCACCGCGCTGAGAACGGCTGGCTGAGCATCCATCTCGACTCCTGACTCCAGGTGCAGCGGTCGAACTCTAGGCGACCGTCCTGGCCAGGAACGAGTGGATTGCGAAGCTGGGGGACCTCTTCTGGACCGACAGCATGGCTCACCCGATACGGAGGTGAGCCGGCCCGCCTCTGCCGCAGGCTTACCCGCGTCAGCCACGTAGCAGGAGTACCAGCTGGTGCCCTTCTGCTCGGGCATGGCCTGTCCTGCGGACTTGTCCGCGGCCCGGGAAGCTGTTGCAGCGTCTGGGAGGCACATCTGTCGCCGATCACCGTGGGCAGCCTCGCCGCAGCACCGATCGGAACGCCGAGAAGGCAGTCTGGGTGTGCCGAGGGCGCCCGGGGGCGCGGCCACCGCAGTGTCGGCGGTCCGAGCAGGGCTCCGCAGGAGCGGGACCAATCGTGGGTGGTGGACGACGCACTCGCCGGGGACTCAAGGGGCGGTGGCAGTCTCAGGAGACGTTGCATCAGTTTGTACGGTGGCGCCGGAGAGGTATCTCAAGAGGTGCTGCTTCGGTGCCCGGGCGGGTGCACCGGATGGTCAGCGGGGGTTCTGGGGGATCGGTGGTGGGACCCCGTGGAGGTCGAGCAGCGACCAGGGCACGCAGAAGGCGAGCTTGGGTGCCTTGAGGCGAAGCGGCGCGGCCTCGGCCCGGTAGACGGTCCATATCGCTGCGGCGAGCCATCAGCCGACTACGCAACGGGGGCGTCGCCACGTCGAGCAGCTCACCCGCTGGCGGCTCTCACCACCGGCACCGAGGGCCGACGCCTCGACCCTTCCGCTTAGGGTCGACCGCCCCGGCAGACCTCGCCGCCCCGCTCCCTTTCACCGCAACAGCGCGCCGAACCGACAGGCCCGCTCTCGACGGTGAGGTCATCCGCTCCAGGGGGCTCTGGCGAGAACGAGTCCCCGAACGTCGGCAGCACCCGTCGCCCGGAGACGCCGCGCAACGTGCTGGAGCTGCGAGCCGCTGGTGAATACGTCGTCGACGAGGAGGACGGTTGCCCCCTTGATATCGCCGGTGGCTCCAGTCCAGGTCAGCGCGGCGGCATGCGCCGCCGCGACCGCGCGTTTCTCGTCCAGGGTGCGGTTCGCGGACCGTGCCGTCTCGACATGCTTCACCAGCCGGTGGCCGCCTGGCGGGCTGAGAGGGAAGGCTCGTCTTACGTCCTCCGTGTAGGCGGCGTCCATGATCGCTTCGATGTGTCGGATCGGCTGTCGGCCGGTGTGGGTGGGGTTGCCGACGATGTGGTCGATGCCCCGCATCGCCTCGGGGTGGCTTTCCATCCAGCCGACAAGGAGCCGGCCGAAGATCATCGCCCACCCGGCTCTCCCCTCGTACTTCAGCTCGTGGATCTTGTCGCGTAGGGCTCCGGAGTGCATGGCCACTGCGTCGACGCGGGAGAACCCCCGCTCGGCTTCCGGCAGCGCGCACACCCGGTTGCCGCACTGCCTGCTGGGCGCGAGGGCCTGGGAGCAGACTCGGCAGTGGGGCTCGGCGACGGGCTGGAAGGTGCGGCCAGCGCAGTCGGAGCACAGCCGGGCGGTGCCGGTGATGCGGTAGGCGCATACCGGGCAGTCGGGGAAGCCTGCGGGATCCGGGAGACCTGCCGTCACAGGCCGGCCAGGGCGAGCTGCTGGCGCTGCTGGCTGGCTGCCTGGATGTCCCCGGCCTGGCCGAGGCGGTCGGTGATGTCGCTGGAGGCGGTGACGAGGATCGCCTTGTTCTCGGCCAGCATCTTCTGGGCCCAGGGTTGGGTATCGGCGAGTGAGCGGATCAGGAAGACGAACTTGCCGTGCTCGGCGGCCAGGCGGGCCTGCATCTTGGCGCCTGAGGTGCTGGAGGCCTCGATGACGACGCT contains the following coding sequences:
- a CDS encoding AbiJ-related protein; this encodes MDMALPRRLIDGVLLTLYTRYTAKELPALCKRLGLPVPSEGNTKHERLAASLNACPDDRLPEVADAVLAQENLDQPERMALQDALWLGRPHVQVPSRTRRELSRDFDLADHLRYPDRFMALLSRLWHLDNDPLGGWTTTTNSLRSQIERHVIRFPDDWTTEHLFERLGAFEAPHPRFGHFLEGLASPAVLPHEPAQRRFVELANRHLSPVGAQLIQHAEADGYPQFQLVEHGRGTARRPRNLIFATLGKPDIRFTSALDNDIEVAERADEVLVYDRPIGKEGLLWRHLLSWWQESRNITDHEQAARALYRRMEASLPPKSPGQKNLFWHYHHANRHHLNDVPALLPEIWLHWDPKTLRERGMHAMQNLRMDFLMLLPGTRRVVLEVDGIQHYTPNEGTEPDSPTRRHQASDAAT
- a CDS encoding DUF6308 family protein → MSEMKESLAGPGSSGGELSVVGQRLHAVLDAERVVDDLRRYFGIGLPPGSGAFTGGRFEHLAGGGDRRQVADRFTAEDLVAVQTLSVTVPAPVALDLLEGPLGTQLSKLLREIPSNIDMSDADAAVVADGSPAYRAWCLLEGQRKMGWVTAGKLLARKRPRLLPVYDRVVRCALGHPPSFWTELRTALREDEAALHHRLLGMRQIAGLPETVSALRVADVAVWMAHPAPGHRCP
- a CDS encoding DUF7380 domain-containing protein; the protein is MDAQPAVLSAVNSAVDSWKPLRKVGRALRAGYLNTNPGEEEHEHFAALWAAMEFRLQDGTWEIVLGPFRSTDDNGDLVPRTVKEMAPAVFEVWAAYAPETTNPLVRARLHHLLWAARHGSRPIEHLRSAVHSYRTGVRRLLTKAEDHQEAPADSPEPGGTASFEGGLARLRAADVLVLAYDLAAATRQPERIDIVGEMIALGHAALTWTPPSPGVLGLMTAPLIVSTHGKSAVRPLLERAVDEYCGEGQFHYRVEFLEELRCVVGPEEHRNVDERIHRTRMELADGSTGLRKLLALEHAARHARDRGLTDALDEVLRTQQKIGPDEISMDTIRTPVPLPPGYLEAASAAIDTADSMEYALHFIATTPPTMSDSAAVPSGLLSLPTVYINANGPVVTRTVGSDRTGGEGFFFRQHVFALEVHGLVVEAQLDRVRDRFRPTAEDLVPFFAGPEHAPETRMRGLARAFEAFWEGDVDTALALALPRLEGMLRRRLQAVDVAVITPAKGETIGQVQQLGSLLDKLDELGFPEPWPLVLRTVLGNAEGQMNLRNNVLHDLLDTPSRHKAALVLQIALAVLFLGEEPPTRTGATDSGTPTPLPWNAAADEHLPFPVPDPRAHHFVTQYADMHDIVARLTLPPGIPQPAATVLHTSRELLRHSYFCYEFSTVALLHALIAVEIVLRAKIPDSGTKPLHALIKQGKESDLLTERQAEFLHDGRKIRNRIAHGQTAHSVMPPRWGARMLTTSFTLISEVWAAQPTAPVTTDTDEGTDV
- a CDS encoding ComF family protein; translated protein: MCALPEAERGFSRVDAVAMHSGALRDKIHELKYEGRAGWAMIFGRLLVGWMESHPEAMRGIDHIVGNPTHTGRQPIRHIEAIMDAAYTEDVRRAFPLSPPGGHRLVKHVETARSANRTLDEKRAVAAAHAAALTWTGATGDIKGATVLLVDDVFTSGSQLQHVARRLRATGAADVRGLVLARAPWSG